From Oryzias latipes chromosome 3, ASM223467v1:
AGTTGTGTCTGACCTGGGAACTCATGTTTCTGCAAGATTCAACAACATCTATTAGACCTGGACCAACATGAGCAGCAAAAAATAACGAGTACAGACGCACGCTGGAGTCTTAAGCGAGGTCCAAAAAACATGACTAAAGGTGGGGCAATTAGATACATTTCAAACTTATCAAACCACCACAATTTAATTAAGTCAGCAATCCTGATgagaaaatttactttaaaacgtGGAGTTTAAACAGGTGTATTTCGGGGCGTTTTCAAAGTAAATTGGGATTCTGAAAAACACGATGCCAGGTTGCGCCATATTTATTAGCAGCGACGTGGGTCATAAAAAATACGAGggcacacattaaaaaaaaaatgttttgtcgcCTCAGTCTagttaaacaaaacacaaagagaaatcATGCTAGGCTAAAGAACAAAGGGTTCGTACCTGAGTTTGGGCGGGTTGTCTTCGTAGGAGGTCAAAGCTGGTGTGTGTGTCGTTAGCAAAACAAACGGCTAGCCTCCAAGCTAAGCGCGCTGAAAGATGATTTAGCTAGCTGCTGTCTGGATGTTCTTCAAACGAAAATGGCAGCGATGGTTGTTCCCGACCTGCGATGTTCAAAGACAGTTAAAAGGTTGCCGTTCAAGCACTGTTGAAGCAGGTAACCTTCACCGTCCGACAAGATGATCGACTGAATGTCCTCGCCCGAGCTGCGACTGATAAGGGCTCATGCAGAGTAGGCACGTCACAAACGGAGTGGGCGGGGCTTTGCACTAATTATCACGCACTTCAAAATGTTTGTTCCCCGGTTACGTGTTCacagcattaaaacaaaaagctgctAACACAAGTTTTGAATTTATTGTGatccattttctttattcatgtaCCACCCTGCATTCTCCTTGACAATGTTCTTAGTGTTCTgttctgtttacatgctgcacaataatttaaagaaaaagatgaatacATGTGTTTATAGcgttttttaaatatcaatttAGGAACTGTTTGCAACTTCTGCAAGTattaaaaaaacgtgttttctttACGCTAGTGACAATTTACAGAACAAATTTGCACTGTTTTTCCATCATAGCCACATGGCATGCCTGTGTGATGTCTAAACAATGTTGCACTAAACTTACATCTTTATAATAAGTTCATCTTTatgataaaacaaacaaacaaaaaaaaaatccaaagcaaAAGTATCGTTTCAGGGCAAAGGAGAAGTGAGTAACTGTCCATCCTTCATGTCTGCTGACTTGGCTCACAGCAGCTGAGGTGACTCACGTCTGTTAGGGTTTTTTAACAATGACAGTGCACATTTTAAAGTTGACGATTAAGCAACAGAACTGACGTCAAACACAAGGTGACAAACTGTCTTAAGACACTTTGGGATTTCTGTGGGTTTAATATTAGTTTGGGATGATTTTGAAATCAGATTATAATTTCAGGGCATTGGTCCGCCACACAACACAGATTTTGGGGTGAAAATGAATAGCAGCTGGTGTGTTTTTCTCAGTTATCATCCAGAAGACTTGGTCAGCCCTTGTGTGTCGGGAGGAGAGTGGTGTGGAGTTTGAGCTGACATAAGACCTTGAGAGTCATCATTGCTGTGATCCAGCTGACGGTCCTGTGGGTATTCTGGACATGAACTCACCTTTGAGTTGTTTACCTACCAAGGCAACATGTGACACGTTCAGTCACATGCCAACTGCCCCAGAGGAGGGCAAGGGAGGGAAAACCTGTcaatctagaaaaaaaaaaaaacttgagggGGAAGCAGTTCAAGTAATTGATGTATTGTGTTGCTGTTGCATCCATTTTCTTGTTGGGTAAAACTGTCGGCTGAAACACCACGGCCTTGCAAGTAATCCTTCCTCTGGTTAGTCATGCACTGTACGTGACCGGAAGGAGAAAACACTACGACTCAACAGTTGAGGTCTGGATTAAGGAAACTGGGGAAAACACgcagaaaaagaaagttaaaacgacacggaaaaaaaaaatctggattcaAATCAGCCCAACCCCGTCCTGTTACAAGGATCTAAATtatcctctttttatttttacactgtTTTCACAGCATACaagcttttcatttttaccaaaaaaaaaaaaaaattctaagatAATCACACATGTATCTTCAAAACAGCTATTACAAACACAAACCCATGGTTACCACTCTTTTAAAGTACCATATTCAGTACACCTATTGTGTTTCATTAGCATTGGGGTAAAGACTGAGTGGGGTTTGTGATGAAAGACAATAAACTAAGATATTACATAAAAGGTTCATCTTCTGTATTCTTGTCTTTTACAAATCGTTTgaccttttgtttctgtcattgcTGCCGtattgatgcttttattttagtatttgaAAGCACTTGTGATTGTGGCGCACACTGACGTTGTCGTAGGCCTATTAGCTGGATCCAGCTAATGATGTTTCCTGCAGGTCAGTGGCTTCAAATCAATCCAAATTGTACTCCTACTAAAAGCTACGTTGTTTTCAGAATGTCAAGTGTTTCTACACAAACTAATTCAGCAGCTCGTGGCTGACAGTGCTTGGTCACAGTGGAGACGTAGTTAACTAAAAGCCCAAGGGTTGGTGTTGCCATGGCAAAATCAGCAGGTGTGCAGGGAGGACTTATCAAAGGGTTAGGTTAATAACTGTTGTCAGAAAGGCTTGGAATCGCAGTTCATTATTATGCTGCAGTGAATAACTAATAGTCAGGTTACTGGGCTTtaaagcccatgaaatgaagtgaTGAGTTCAAACTCtgtcattttgcttttttatcattttgacgTTTCAAGTTTTCAtaaaaagatctttttaaatataaacttttaCAAACACTCATGGACTAATACACATATATGCAGAAATAGTTTTTTCAGTAAGCAGTAATTTTCAAACTATAGTCAATTGGTGCCTTTTAGAACAAAACACCACATTACTagcaagataaaaaaatataagacTTTTGACTCTAACAGTAGCACGCAGAAAAGTTTAAGCACTCTTAATTTTACTCcttaatgtttctatttatacAATTTCCATGTTCTCTTAAGGAATTAATCAttcttaatttagtttttagatATCCCACCATTAATGACCTAcccaaacaattttattttcgtttcttttaaagctaaaaaccaTTGCACAAAAACTTCCTGTTCTAGATTTCCAGAAAACTTACTGGAAATGCAGTCAGGCCACCTGACCTGACCACATggcttttaaataaatgcagacGGTGTCGGGTTCAGAGTTCTGCTGATCATTCATTATTCAAAGTACAGATTACAAAACGATCTTAAATTTACCATTGTTTTATAACAGAATTCCTGTCCATACTGCCCTCTAATAAGTTTTGTTCACTTGTCAACCTGTTTGACTTGATTTTACCGTTTACTTTTGACAGGTTACAATGTCTGTATTGTCgtcacttgggttttatttagtccctacaaaaaaaaaaatgcaacaagacaaactttttgaagttttataaactttattgtTTGCAAAAGTTTAGTCAAACAGGCCAAAGCCCATGTCGTCATCCGACTCTTCAGATTCCTCTTTCTTCTCTTCCTTCTTCTCCTCGACAGCTGCAGAACAAACGTCGTGTTATACAAAGATATTCACTGTTTGAATCAAACTGGTCATTTCAACATGATTTTAATGACAACTGAGCACATTTACCCACATGACTAACAACTATCAGGTACCAACGGTGGGCAACTTTAAATCAAACTATCCATCATGTGAGTAACATTAAATGGAAAAAGAACACCGTGTGCCAACAGTCACTGTTGTCACAAACAAGGTGCTAAGTTGAAACGCCCACCTGCAGCAGGAGCTGCGGCTCCACCTGCACCACCAGCTGCAGAGCTGGCAACAGCAACAGCACCACCTGCTGGCATGCTGGCCAGCTTGCTGTAACCTGAAGAAAACAGATGGAGGGTCAAAGCATTAGTGATGGAGCAGCAAACGCACAACTTTATGATGAACCACAAATTAACAATCAAGAACTTAAAGTAGGAGCACAATTCAGACTGAAACAGATGGGGAAGCATTTGtgttcattcacattttctaaTGATAATGGGAACTTGAACTGATTAGGTTCTAATCAAATGTTCCCTCTAATTTGTTCTATTCTAGTAAGCTAGGTCACATTTTTAATGCAGAATCAAGCATTGTGAAATACATTTGCAATCATGCAAAGGTTCATGATCAACATGAATTCTATTAATCCTTTTCAGTTGTCTCAGTAATTAGCCTAGAAGACATTTTTCCAATTTAGTTAAACTTACCAgcagcaatcacctcctcgaCATTCTTGCCTTTGAGCTCAGAGAGGACCTGCAAAACATTAAACATCTTAGAAACCGTGGCCAGATAATAGTTTAACTGCAGATAGTTTCAGAGGCGTACCTTCCCCAGGCGTTCACTATCAGCTTCAATGCCAACACTGTCCAGGATCTTCTTGATGTCACCAGCTTCAGGGTTGCCATTGCCACCCAGGGCAGCGAGCAGATAAGCAGCAACGTAACGCATCCTGCAACACAAATTTACATAAATGGAATAAAAGTGATATCCATTAGTGATTTTTAATAACTACATGAAAAAAGTTGTAAGGATATCAATGCGAATTTGCGAAAAATATTTAGGCCCATCTTTTGACCAACATTTTTATGATAGTCTGAGCTGGGCAATACGCccataaatataaatacaatatAACAATTCTGTTTGAAAATTCAATTACGTAAATAGTTTATAAAAAACTAGAATGAGGAAATGGGGTGGACTATACTTGGCACTGGTAGTagcaattaaatatttttttatgtagaaCTTTTTCAAATATGTGTTTGTCATGTTAACATCTGTCATCAAAAACATTTGGTGTTCGCTGACCTTGGTTTCATCATAAACAGCATTAGTGCAAAACACTATCATATGAAGCAAGTGTTTATAGAACTGCTACGATAAAAATgggtgttcttaacatgttcttgtagcattttttggGATGGGAGGACATATGAAAAATAAGACGAGAACTTAGTTTGAGTATTTCTGAATTCAAATTGTGGAGAATCAGACAAAACAGGTCAGATCACAAATACCACACAAGCTCTCTGCCCGATCCAAACTGTTGAATCCACTCTTGGACAACTAGATccgtgtacatctttgttttcctcgtccgagctggcatctgactctaAATTATATGgctgatagctccaatatttcgaCATTTATCGCAATGTTAGGatgggggtttgaggggctgtaagctagcggcagAGAGTGTAAAGAAAGGGTTGATGGGGACATCAGCACAGGCTTTTTCCACACCAACATTCCCACCCAGAACTCAAGgttgaatttctgatgaactactgctgctctgcaggaacaaGTTTATTTCCCtggataaaaacagcataatcataatgaaaaaacaGCTAATGCattaacaatagatcaaaagatgattgagcGGGACTTTATGGCTATTCCTTTGGAATAGAAAACCACTAACAGGGGCCTCAAAAAGTAGAAAATTCCTGTGAGTGGCtacttttttgacaatttttatTTAGCACCCCACAGCAAATACATGGTGtatgatgtaaaaataaattcatgttCACTTATATTTTGTTCTAGTTTACTTCAGCCATTTTGGTTTCAGTGTACAGCAAAGCCCACCAGTGATTGGTTGATTTGCAAGTGAGGCTGCAAACATCCTGACATAACCCATTAGCCTCACAGAAAGATCGTCATGGCAAAACAGGCTTGAATAGCTGCCTCGGCTGGGAGGTTCTGGCGGTAAGGTGAATTTTAAGCATCTACAGTcgctttcttctttttagttaCTATTGATGTGATGACTATAAAAATCCTGTTAAGGTTCTCTGCAACTTCTGGTTAAATTTCTGCATACATTACAATATGTCATTAGACCACAGGGAACTGGAAGAAGATCACCCGAATGAAGCTGGGTCTGTACATCTTTGCACTGCCTTTTTGACAATCGTGTCAGTTTTTGGGAGAAAGATTAATTGAATGTAATCCAAATTGTTTTGTTGAATAAACCAGACTTGTTTGCAAAGAActtgaatgtttcaagtcagTTTTCTTAAACAATGGTCTTTCAGGGCTCCTCAAAAGTTTTGTAGCAGATAAGCAGTAACAGAAAATCATAATTTGTGATAAAGTAGTTCTCATAGTACTGCTTTTAATCAGCTGAAACAATGCCGTACctggaaaatgaataaatgaattcaGGTTTGGGTTTTAGACTGTCAATTCTAAACAACAACGTTGATTACTTACGGGGTTAAGCCAGTCACGTTAAGAAAGCAAGATAACTTAAGTATGAAATTCatgtaataaacaaaaacaaaactacgaCTGTTAAGACAGTACtacttcatttttcaaaattctaaatgtaaatatttttgcaaGAAAAGGTTAACGTCAAAGTTTAAAACGTAAATATCGTGTGTATTGTATTACGTACGTAATTTTAATTTTAGGACAAAGCCTGAGTTTTGGTCCATTAGGCATCATGTTCTTTTCTCCCGCTGCCGTGGCGTTAGCTAGCCAGCTAAGCCAGCGATAAACTGCGTTTATTTTGACAAGTGAATAATTTTTAACGTTGGAAACAACTGTAATGTATAGTTTACTTGTATCTTTACACTGTAGGGCCATTATCCTcgtgtttgtgtcttttttagGCTATTAAAAAAGCACTTACTTGAGCTAGGCTGGCGAACGCGTGTTTCCTACAGGGCTGGCACGGACAGAAAGGAAGTTACGTCACAGATGGAAACCGGAAGCCCCCTCCCCCTGTCCTTTTGTGCtctaaaatttatttattttaaacacctGCGAGGAACGCATAGAAGCATTTTGCTGCATATGCAATCCTTAAGTATTAAGATAACGTAATATTGGGAAAAACAAAGGGAGGCTATTTAAAATAGGCTTAAGGTTTTATTGTAAACTGCAATTGAGGTCGCTTGGTCGCCTGTGTTACTTCCTCTCTGCAAAACGTTGTGTTATTATCAATAATTTAATTATCGGGCCCATTGATCAActaaacaaatccagaaaagacccacatccaaaataaaaaaagcacacaaaaaaattaggcTACTTTAAGTGCTTACAAAGCCAACAGTTAATAGTGTCAAAGTAAAATGAGTTGTAGTAGTGAAATTTGATTTGTTAATGCCTCGTGCCATGGTCtaaattctttataaaatttaagcttttctttttaaatatgaaacaaacTTCTAGCTCCATAAAAAAGATATATGGATATGATTGGAGAAAGTCTCAACATGTAGGGAAGTGTAAAACAAACAGTTCAAAGCCTTTCAATGTCTGAGGCCTGCATTAGAAAACACATTCTCATCCCCTAttgttgtaaacatttttaatatccAGAAAACTACTCAACTTGCTTCCCCTTAAACAAGCATTCTTTAGCTTATTCTTACCACGACTTTTGTATCTAAGAATTACTGAAAATTTGAACTTTATactgggagagaaaaaaaaaaaaaaaaaagcacaccgGTAAGCCTTTCATTAAAATGTG
This genomic window contains:
- the LOC101168608 gene encoding 60S acidic ribosomal protein P2, which gives rise to MRYVAAYLLAALGGNGNPEAGDIKKILDSVGIEADSERLGKVLSELKGKNVEEVIAAGYSKLASMPAGGAVAVASSAAGGAGGAAAPAAAVEEKKEEKKEESEESDDDMGFGLFD